Proteins co-encoded in one Leishmania panamensis strain MHOM/PA/94/PSC-1 chromosome 22 sequence genomic window:
- a CDS encoding hypothetical protein (TriTrypDB/GeneDB-style sysID: LpmP.22.0810): MNFEGLQGLLKKKQKQRQQPHGTSDEPSAAAGVSGNPPAHTPGLAERVAAAPKSATNATGRHAAASSSIAGTVSATSDPYVVALQSVRTLQQQQQGALSRTTAGPKRSREDMEQESKLVGLVNTSTGLSCADPSDELNVRSGASVSTPPSASLSTSAQPLMKSGEDVLAQREMGVAVLQTCLTQLEHYWVAEQASNKTLASTGHSVTTTALASAVSQPQHQSPSASALLEPSVSLTVSSSPFPIPRALRDYILAQFVTPNPTVRRATGLPEMTVLDREFELLAQIKAEVEAGPRKDVVDSKNKVDAKVGGVPEAQQQLAELLPALWYLVALLWQHSLDPHQRNGRCCLTSTAMPREGLLAPSQQGWSPVVYFALQNALPADAQLLQGRAIAEEVDKWRALARTRQNALELLSYVCSDHETSAAASSPSTAAADLIIPPDLRKNLHTMVVRHLRQERNFMAVRQDYVDITMGTANWKLGLFSGGEVHMRRSMERVERNRIAHLLNNEHATHLLQAVRELIIFVERHSPAKCSPFFYPAHVTSIMAA, from the coding sequence ATGAATTTCGAAGGACTGCAAGGACTActgaagaagaagcaaaagcagcggcaacagccCCACGGGACCTCAGATGAaccgtctgcagcggcgggtgTAAGTGGTAACCCTCCGGCACACACGCCTGGTCTCGCTGAacgcgtggcagcagcccccAAGAGTGCCACGAACGCTACCGGGAGACATGCAGCTGCTAGCAGCAGCATTGCTGGAaccgtcagcgccacctctgACCCGTATGTGGTCGCTCTGCAGAGCGTGCGAaccttgcagcagcagcaacaaggGGCACTCAGCAGGACCACGGCAGGCCCAAAGCGCAGCCGGGAGGATATGGAGCAGGAATCGAAGCTGGTCGGGCTTGTGAACACCTCTACAGGTTTGTCCTGTGCTGACCCGAGTGACGAGCTCAATGTGAGGTCGGGTGCGTCAGTCAGCACCCCGCCTAGCGCTTCGCTCAGCACGTCGGCACAGCCGTTGATGAAGAGCGGCGAGGACGTTTTGGCTCAGCGCGAGATGGGCGTCGCAGTATTGCAGACATGCCTCACCCAGCTGGAACACTACTGGGTCGCGGAGCAAGCATCAAACAAGACTCTGGCTTCAACTGGTCATTCCGTCACGACCACTGCTCTAGCGTCCGCCgtgtcgcagccgcagcatcaGTCGCCGTCCGCTAGTGCTCTCCTTGAGCCGAGTGTTTCTCTGACCGTGTCATCGTCTCCCTTCCCTATTCCACGCGCGCTGCGCGACTACATCCTGGCTCAGTTCGTGACACCGAATCCTACCGTCAGGCGTGCGACGGGGCTGCCGGAGATGACGGTGCTGGATCGCGAGTTTGAGCTTCTTGCCCAGAtcaaggcggaggtggaggcaggGCCGCGGAAAGACGTGGTGGACAGTAAAAACAAAGTCGATGCTAAAGTGGGCGGGGTTCCAGAAGCTCAGCAGCAACTCGCGGAGCTCCTGCCCGCGCTGTGGTATCTCGTCGCGCTGCTCTGGCAGCACAGCCTCGACCCGCACCAACGCAACGGTCGGTGCTGCCTAACGTCGACCGCCATGCCCCGAGAAGGATTGCTtgcaccgtcgcagcaggGCTGGTCACCCGTCGTCTACTTTGCCCTCCAAAACGCGCTCCCGGCCGATGCGCAACTTCTGCAGGGTCGCGCCATTGCCGAGGAAGTGGACAAGTGGCGAGCGCTGGCGCGTACCCGGCAGAACGCGCTGGAGCTACTTTCGTATGTCTGCAGTGACCACGAAacctccgccgcggcgtcgtcgccatccaccgcggcggcggactTGATTATCCCGCCCGACCTTCGGAAAAACCTACACACCATGGTGGTGCGCCACCTGCGGCAAGAGCGTAATTTcatggcggtgcggcaggaCTACGTAGACATCACCATGGGCACGGCAAACTGGAAGCTGGGGCTCTTCTCTGGTGGCGAGGTGCACATGCGCCGGTCGATGGAGCGGGTGGAGCGCAACCGAATCGCGCACCTGCTGAACAACGAGCACGCAAcgcacctcctgcaggcGGTGCGCGAGCTGATCATATTTGTGGAGCGCCACTCCCCCGCAAAGtgttctcccttcttttACCCAGCACACGTCACTTCCATCATGGCCGCGTAG